From Pedobacter aquae:
TAAAAATGGTTGGTTAACCATTGGTGTTTATGGGCATCAGCCAGAACTTGGCGAAACTTATATTTCTACCGGTAGCTTATACCTATGCTCTGAAGTGTTTTTGGTTTTAGGTTTGCCTAATACTGATGATTTTTGGGCAGCACCCAATGCCAATTGGACATCTAGAAAAGTGTGGTTTGGTGAATCTATTGCTATAGATAAAGCTTTGAAGGATTAGGAGGCTAGGAGATAAATATTTTATATATTCCTGAAATTTCTTTTGAATAATAGTAACTTATAAGTTACCTTTGTTGAAATGAAAGTAAGAGAAGTTGTAGCTTTTAAAGATTATTTTGAAAATTTCTTACGTGAACAACCAATTAAAGTTCAGGATAAGATTTTTAAAATTATTGAAGCTATTGAAACTCTGGAAAGAGTTCCCTCTAATTATTTGAAATTCTTAGTTGGAACAAATGGCCTTTATGAAGCAAGAATTCAACTGGGTTCAAATATTTGGCGTGTGTTCTGCTTTTTTGATGATGATAAGCTTGTAATTCTTCCTAATGGCTTTCAGAAGAAAACTCAGAAAACACCAAAGAACGAAATTCAAAAGGCTCTTCATTTAATGGATGAATATTTTAACTCAAAAGTGTAAGAACATGGAAACAAAAAGTTGGAAAGAGATTAAAGATACGGTTTACGGTATTAAGGGTACAGAAAGAAGAGATGAGTTAGAAAGAGATGTTGAAGGTTTTAAAATAGGTTTATTACTTCGTAAAGCTAGAGAGGATAAACATTTAACTCAATCTGAATTAGCAGACTTAGTAGACAGGAAAAGAGAATATATATCCAGAATAGAAAATAACGGTAGTAACTTAACTTTAAAAACCCTTTTTGATATTGTAGAAAAAGGGCTAGGAGGTAAGGTTAAGATATCTATTGAGCTTTGAAAATAAGCGAAATAGTGCTATCAAAGATAGCATTAATTAAGTCCTGAACATTGCTAGCTTATTAAGCATTCAATAATTTATTCCACATTTGTTCATCAACGGGAATACCTCTTTCGGTGTTTTCTTTTCTGATGTGCAGGGTTCTTTCTCCGGGATAGTAAATTTCTTGTCCTTCAATAGTTTCTGCGGATTTGGTATAAGCCACAATTTCATCAATGATATTTTGGCTGTTTGGGAATAGCTTGGTATTTATACACATATAAACTTGTGAAATACCCGTTTCTTTATCGCTTTGGGTAATTTTAGCGGTAGAAGAGCCTCCGCTTAAAATGCTAACCAGCAAATCTAGCATAATACTTAATCCAGAGCCTTTCCACATACCAACAGGTAAAGTTCTTCTGGTTTTATATATAGCTGATGGATTTTTAGTCAACTCGCCATTAGCATCATAACCACCAAAATAGGGTAGCTCTTGCTCTTTAAGTTTGTATTCCTGAAGTTTCCCATAAGAAAACTGCGACATTGCCATGTCTAAAACAATATGTCCGTTTGGATGCGGTACTGCAATAATAAGTGGATTGTTACCAATAGTTGGTTTTTTTGCGCCCCAAGGAGGCATTATAGCAATGGTATTGGTAAAACTGATACTGATACAGCCAGCATCTGCTGCTTGCCAGCCATAAGTGCCGCCACGCATCCAATGGTTAGTATTTTTTAAGGCTATACAAGCTATGCCGTTTTCTTTAGCAACATCAATAGCTCTTTGCATACAAAAACTAGCGTTAAGCATACCTGGTCCAAAATTACCATCCCATTGTTCTAGTAAACCGTATTTGGCAATTTGTGTTGGCTCAGCATCAACATTTACCAAACCTTGTTTTACATAGTCTGCAAATACTTCAAACCTGTTTAAACCATGAGAATAAACGCCATCTAAACTGTTATTCGTGAAAATTTGGGCACATGCTTGGGCTTTATCATCCTTAAACCTAGTTTTTTTAATACCCTTACAATTTCCTGATAAAGTTCTTGATAGCTTACTCTTTTCATGTTTTAAAATTAATATTTTAATCTCCTTTAAAAAACAAAAACCCGATTGTTATTTCTAGCAATCGGGTTTATGAATATCAAAATTGAAGCTTATTTATAAAGTGCTTCTTTTTGTTCTTTTATGGTTTCATTAGTGATGTATTCATCGTAACTCATCAATTTATCAAGACCACCTTTTGGCGTAAGCTCAACAATTCTGGTGGCTACAGTTTGCGTTAACTCATGATCTCGTGAAGTAAATAGAACTACCCCCTTAAAATCAACCATTCCGTTGTTTAATGCCGTGATAGATTCTAAGTCTAAGTGGTTAGTTGGCTCATCCATCATCAAGACATTGGCACCTTCTAACATCATCTTAGAGAACATGCAACGCATTTTTTCTCCTCCAGATAAAACACTACATTTCTTTAAAACTTCTTCACCAGAGAATAACATCCTACCTAAAAAACCTCTAATAAAAGTTTCGTCTTTATCTGCCAAAGAATATTCTCTTAACCAATCGATAAGATTTTCTGTTTTACCATCAAAAAAGCCGTGGTTATCATTAGGTAAATAAGCAGGAACTACGGTAACACCCCATTTAAACTCGCCTTTAAAATCTTTATCATTACCAGAGATGATATCGTAAAAAGCATTGGTAGCCAAAGAGTTTTGAGAAAGAATAGCAATCTTGTCTCCTTTGTTTACAGAAAAGCTTACATCTTTAAATAAACCTCCCCATTTACAATTTTAGTAAGATTTTCTACTTGTAAAACCTGGTCGCCAAGCTCTCTTTGCATCTGGTTAAACATAATGCCAGGATACTTTCTGCTTGATGGTTTAATTTCATCAATATTGATTTTTTCTAAAGCTTTTTTACGACTGGTAGCTTGCTTAGATTTAGAAGCATTGGCAGAGAAACGTCTGATAAATTCTTGTAACTCTTTAACCTTATCTTCCATTTTCTTGTTCTGGTCTGAACGTTGTTTTAAAGCCAACTGAGAAGACTCGTACCAGAAAGAATAGTTACCCGTAAAGATATTCATCTTACTAAAGTCTATATCTACAATATGGGTACAAACGGTATCTAAGAAGTGTCTATCGTGAGAAACCACTAAGACAATGTTTTGGTAGCCTGCAAGAAAATCTTCTAACCAAGCAATGGTATCAATATCCAAATCGTTGGTAGGCTCATCCAGAATCAAAATATCAGGGTTGCCAAATAAAGCCTGAGCAAGTAAAACCCTTACTTTCTCATTACCATCTAATTCTTTTAATAATTTATAGTGTTTATCTTCCGTGATGCCTAAATTGCTCAATAGGGTAGCAGCATCGTTTTCTGCATTCCAACCATTCATTTCTGCAAAAAGATTTTCTAGCTCTCCAGCTCTTACACCATCGGCATCAGAAAAATCTTCTTTCATGTAAATGGCATCTTTCTCTTTCATGATTTCGTACAGCTCTTTATGCCCTTGCAATACGGTTTCTATCACGGTAAAATCATCAAATGCATAATGATTTTGGTTTAAAACAGCCATACGTTCGCCCGGAGTGAAACTTACAGAACCGCTGGTTGGGTCTACTTCGCCAGCAAGTATTTTCATAAAGGTCGACTTTCCAGCTCCGTTAGCGCCAATTACACCATAGCAATTGCCATGCGTAAACTTGAGGTTAACATCTTCAAAAAGTGTGCGTTTTCCAAAACGTAATGATAAATTAGAAACAGTAATCATGTAAAATCCTTATTTTGCGCAAAGGTAAGGTTTATCTGTGATAAATAAGGCTGGCTTTTATATTAATTGATGGATAAAGAACAATACTGTCCTAAACGTTTATGAAAACATCAAAAGTAACGCAATAGCTTAAAATTTATGAGATAAAAATAGATTTCAGAAAAGAACCCCTTGAATAACTTGTTTATCTTTTAGCTCATCGGGTTCTTCAAAAGGCCTATCGAGCCAATTCTGTAGATTTATTTTCACAAATATGTTAAGTCTGATAAATGCGATAAGGTTGGAGAGCTGCCATCCATATTTAGCCATTGCTTTAAGTGCTTTAAGGATGAGGATGGTAATTAGCGCTGTCCATATCTGTATCATCACGGCATTTTCTGTGGTTCCGATAAATGATTTGATATGCAGGTTCTGTTTGATCTCTCTAAAAAAGATTTCAATCTGCCATCTGCTTTTATAAAGCTCACTGATGGTGTTTGCTGTCCAATACATTTGATTGGTAATAATTTCTATAGTTTGTTCATTTTTATCATCCCAAACAGCCACTCTTCTTAAGTTTTTGGGATAGCTGTCCTTTGATTTTGCGGTTTTAAGCTCAATAATCTCGTCAATCAGGATATTCTTATGCCTGTTCTCCGGCAATATATTTTCCTTAACTGTAGTATATTGGAGGTTTTCTTTATGTCTGATCACAAAAATACGCCGTTGCTGTCCCAAACATTCAGCAGGGCAAAGTCATTATAGAATCGGTCTGCAACAATAACACTTCCTTTGTGTAAAGGCACATCATAAGCTCCTTTGTTATCCGCAGTTTTGCCGTTGGTAATATTGACATATGCTGGTAGATTGCCATCATAATCAAGCAGAGTATGCAGTTTAACCGCTCCTTTAGCTGTTTTGTACCTGGCCCAATCAAATAGAGAAAGACACAGACTGATAGTAGTGGAGTCTAACAGGAAGATTTTGGACTTAATCCTGAACTTTATTTGTTTAAAGCCTGCCTGCTGTCCCAAACTTTCTAACAGTATGAAATAATAGGACTTGAAGATGTTATAGTCCCTGTGCTTGTTCTGATAGCTTACACTAGATTTAGATGGAGCTTTTTGAATACCTAAATGATTGAGGTTGCCAGTAGCTGAACGAAGACCGTTACTAATATCACGTACCGATTGGCTTTTGGCAAACTGGCAGAACAACATCGATACTAGATGTGTCCAGCTTGTATAACCTTTATTATGTTTGTCGCTCTGAGATGTAGATACCAGTTTGTTGAACTTTGAACGCTCAAGTTTTGATATGATTTGGGAGAATAGTGTTACATTTACCATTGAGAAAGGGTTTGTTTTTTTGCACCTCAAAGGTAACGATGAGTTAAAACTTTCCTTTCTCCTTTTTTATTCGTTTAGGACGCTATTGGATAAAGAACAATTAACCAACTTTTTAAAGCATCATTACCAGAAGCAAAAAACTATTGATTTAGCTAAACAGGTAGAAAGTGGCTCCATCAGTATAAATGATGTTTTGCAGCTTTGCTTTCATCAAAATCAACAAATTGCTTTTAGAGCGGCTTGGCTTTTAGAATATGCAGAAATTGCAGCCCCTGATGTTTTTAAAGAACTAGTTCGACATTTTCTCGAACTTTATAAAACTACGGATAACGCTAGTGTACAAAGACACTTTTCTAAAATAGGCATGCGATTGGTGCATCGCAATTGGAAAGATTTTTATCAATTAACAGCTGAAGATTTAAGCGCCTTATTAGAGCCATCTTTTGATTGGTTGATAAACCCTAAAGTGCCAGTTGCTGTAAAATGTAATTGCTTAGATATCATTTATGCACTTTCTGATGAGCAAGATTGGGCTTTAGAAGAACTTAAAGTTGTTTTGCAA
This genomic window contains:
- a CDS encoding type II toxin-antitoxin system RelE/ParE family toxin; its protein translation is MKVREVVAFKDYFENFLREQPIKVQDKIFKIIEAIETLERVPSNYLKFLVGTNGLYEARIQLGSNIWRVFCFFDDDKLVILPNGFQKKTQKTPKNEIQKALHLMDEYFNSKV
- a CDS encoding helix-turn-helix domain-containing protein, with amino-acid sequence METKSWKEIKDTVYGIKGTERRDELERDVEGFKIGLLLRKAREDKHLTQSELADLVDRKREYISRIENNGSNLTLKTLFDIVEKGLGGKVKISIEL
- the yiaK gene encoding 3-dehydro-L-gulonate 2-dehydrogenase; the encoded protein is MFTNNSLDGVYSHGLNRFEVFADYVKQGLVNVDAEPTQIAKYGLLEQWDGNFGPGMLNASFCMQRAIDVAKENGIACIALKNTNHWMRGGTYGWQAADAGCISISFTNTIAIMPPWGAKKPTIGNNPLIIAVPHPNGHIVLDMAMSQFSYGKLQEYKLKEQELPYFGGYDANGELTKNPSAIYKTRRTLPVGMWKGSGLSIMLDLLVSILSGGSSTAKITQSDKETGISQVYMCINTKLFPNSQNIIDEIVAYTKSAETIEGQEIYYPGERTLHIRKENTERGIPVDEQMWNKLLNA